The stretch of DNA GCCGCCGCCGGCGCGTTGCAGGAACAAGCAGGCCGCCTGGCCGACGCCGTTAAAGTTTTCCGTCTGGGTAGTTAAAAAAACAAGGTAAGCTTGGCATTTTGCTTACCTTGGTGGAGACGCATGACTATAACGACAACGACTTCCAGGTTGGATGTGATCGACGCACTACGTGGCTTTGCCATCGTGTCGATCATGCTGTTACACAATATTGAGCATTTCGATTTCTATTTTGCCCCGGCAGGGCTCCCGGTCTGGCTGAAAACGGTCGACAAGGCGATCTGGGACAGCCTGTTTTTCCTCTTCGGCGGCAAGTCTTACGCCATCTTTGCGCTCCTGTTCGGCGTCACTTTCTATATTCAGTATCACAACCGCGAACGGCGTGGCGAGGACTTCCGCGCCCGTTTCGCCTGGCGGCTGGTGTTGCTGCTGGCGTTTGGGTTGTTCAATTCGATGTTTTATCACGGCGATATCCTGAGTATTTACGCGGTGCTGGGATTGACGTTGATACCCGTAGCGCGTCTCAGTAATCGCTGGGTAGCGATTATTGCGGTGGTTTTATTGCTGCAACCGTATGCATGGTGGGAAGTATTCCAGGCCTTGCCGAATCCGGATGAGAAATTGCCCGATCCGGCATCGTGGGCTTATTTTGGTCGGGCCAATGATTATTTCGCCCATGGTTCGGCCTTGCAGGTTTGGACCGGCAATCTCACCAATGGAAAAGTCGGCGTGATTCGCTGGAGTTGGGAAAATGGCCGCATATTCCAGATTCCCGCTTTATTCATGCTGGGTATGCTGGCGGGCCGCAAGGGCTTATTTAGCGATCCATTATTCTGGCGTCGCGCACTACTTATTGCGGTAGTCCTGTTTATTCCATTTTATGCGCTCAAGACCTGGCCGGAATTATTGGGCGTAGGCGAGGCCGTGCGTCGTCCGTTGCTGGTGATTATTACCTCGTGGTCCAATGTGGCATTCATGGTGGTGCTGGTATCGGTGTTTGTGCTGCTATTTTATTCGCTGCGCTGCCTGATGTTCTTTTCGCCGCTCGGCCGCATGAGTTTAACCAGCTACGTGGTGCAATCGATTATCGGCACCTCGATTTATTATGGTTTTGGATTAGGCATGTATCAATATACTGGCGCCAGTTTTGCGCTGGCCATCGGCCTCGTGCTGGCGCTGGTGCAACGGCAGTTCAGCGTGTGGTGGCTGGCCAAGCATTCGCAGGGACCGCTTGAATCCGTGTGGCACAAGCTGACGTGGCTCGGCAGCCATGCCAGGAATTAGCGCGAAGACACCAAAATTCAGCTTGCAGAGGGCGTATCGTCGGGATCGGTCCAGACGATGCGTCCATGGCCGGCTTCGTTCAAGCGGATAACGAGCGCGTCGGCGGTGGTGTCAGGGAGATTGAATTCAAACTGTACGTCATTGGCATGTAGAACATTATTCAGTTCGGCGCCGGCTATTTCAATTTCGCGGCGCACTAAACCTTCCATGGCATACGGTGCGCTGCAAATTAGAAAACGCTGTTTGATAATGGCGATTTTCTCGGCCTTTAATAAGGCTTGTGCCACGCTGTCGGTATAAGCGCGCACCAGGCCGCCGGCGCCTAATTTAACGCCGCCGAAATAACGCACCACGGTGGCTAATACGCCTTCCAGATCTTGGTGGCGCAATACATCGAGCATGGGACGGCCTGCGGTGCCGCTCGGTTCTCCATCATCCACTGCCGCCGATTGACCGCCGGCTAATAATGCCCAGCATACGTGGGCGGCGCCGGGATGCTGTTCCCATAATGCCGCGACGATTTTCTGCGCACTGGCACGATCGGTCATCGGCTGAACGCATGCAATAAAGCGGCTTTTTTTAATCAGCAGTTCGTGATGAACGGCGATATTGATTGTCTGAGGCATGGGATTTTTCTGGCGAGACCGCGATGTAAAACCGCCGTATGGTGCCAGAAATCAGAGAGCGGCGCCATGTGGCTGGCGCCTGCGCGGTATAATCCGGGCCGAGCTCACCCATCTGATATGCCATGACAAAAGCCTCCGCCCCCTTCGTTTTATCCGCCGACGGCGACCCGGCGGAGGACGATGACCTGATGCGCCAGCTCGGCCTGACCGAGCGCGGCATCGCGCTGTCCAAGGCCGAGGGCAGGGTGTTCCTGCGCATCAGCGGCGTCGTCAAATACGGCGACCGGCGCGTGGCCTACGACCTGGTGCCGGCGCAAGGTGTGCTGGCCAAGTCGTCCAAATGGCGCAAGCTGGATGAGGACACCCGCTCCGGATTGCTGCTGGAACGCGCCAGCGAGGAAGTGGCGTCCGAGTTGCACGGCTACGTCAGCGACTTCGTGCAGGAGTTGGCCGACGCCTGCGACGATTGCGATATGGACGCCGAACCGTTCCTGCAGGCGCTGAATGACATGCAGATCTCCGAGCCGGCCGGCATGGTGTTCGACCGCATCCGCCTGCGGCTAGAGCACGCGGTCGAGCGCGATATGGAGGAGCAGCACGCCGAACGCACCCGCCAGAGCATCAATCTGGCCGAATATCCGGCTTCGTTCGACCTCGCGCGCCGCATCAAGCGCAAGTTCATCGCGGTGCTGGGACCGACCAATTCCGGCAAGACTCACCAGGCGATCGAGGCGCTGGCCAAGGCGCCGAGCGGCGTGTATCTGGCGCCGCTGCGTCTGCTGGCGCTGGAAAACTATGAACGCCTGCAGGAAATGGAGCAGCACGGCAAGCCGCTGAAGGTCAGCCTGGTGACGGGCGAGGAGCGGCGGCTGGTGCCGGGCGCTACCCACGTCGCCAGCACGGTGGAGATGCTGGATACGCAAACGCCAATCGACGTGGCGGTCATCGATGAAATTCAGATGCTGGCCGACCGCGACCGCGGCGCCGCCTGGACCGCCGCCGTCTGCGGCGCGCCGGCACGTATCGTCTACCTGGTGGGGGCGCCGGAAGCGCGGCGCGCCATCGAGGTGCTGGCGGCACGGCTGGAATGCGAGCTGGAGGTCCACGTCCTCAAGCGCAAGGGGCCGCTGACGATGGAAACCAACGCCGTACGCAAGCTGAGCGGTCTGCGGCGCGGCGATGCGGTGATCTGTTTCTCGCGCCGCGAAGTGCTGATGTGGCGCGATATGGTGACCGAGATGGGCCTGTCTGTCGCCACGGTGTACGGCAACCTGTCGCCGGAAGTGCGGCGCGCGCAAGCCCAGCGCTTCCGCGAAGGCACAGCCGACGTGGTGGTCGGCACCGACGCCCTCGCCATGGGCCTGAACATGCCGATCGCGCGCGTGGTGATGACCACCACCGTCAAGTACAACGGTTACGAAGAGGAAGAGATTCCGGCCGCATTGGCGCGCCAGATCGCCGGCCGCGCCGGCCGCTTCGGCGTGCACGAGGAAGGCCTGGTGGCCGGTTACGACAACGAGACCCACAATGTGATGCGCTCGCTGCTGCGCGAGAAGCCGGTGCCGCTGAAGGCCACCGGCTTTGCCGTCGCGCCGACGCTGGAGCATCTGCACCGCATCTCGTCGGTCACGCATGAGCATGGACTGGCCAAGCTGCTGAAGCGCTTCGTCCACAACATCGATGTGCCGGACGGCTTCTTCTATCCGCGCATCACCGAAGAGCAGTTCGAGCGCGCGGCCTGGCTCGATACCTTGCAGCTGTCGGTGGCCGAGAAATTCGCGCTGTCGCTGGTGCCGATTTCGTCCAAGGTGCCATCGTTGCAGAACGCCTGGGAGACCTGGGCCAAGGCGCTGGCGCACAAGAAGATCACGCCGCTGACTGCCAACGACCGGCCGCTGCATTACATGAACCTGCAGGAAGTGGAAGACGCGTGCCGCTTGTATTCGGCTTACGCGTGGCTGGCGTATCGTCAGCCGGAATACTTCCCGGACACCGAGCTGGCGCAGCGCCTGTCGCGCGAAGCGTCGGAGCGGGTCGATTCGATCTTGCAGGAGCAGAACTCGGCGGCGCGCAAACGCCAGCCGCGCAAGTTCCGCCGCTAGCCATGGACGCGGAACGCTGCCCCTTGTGCGGCCGGGTGCTGGGGACGGTCAATATCGACCGCCATCACCTGGTGCCCAAGACCTTCAAGGGCAAGGAGCAGTTTCCGATCCATAAAATATGTCACCGCAAGATCCATTCGGTGTTCACCGAACGCGAGCTGCTGCACAGCTACCACACCTGGGAAGCGCTGCGCGCGCATCCGGATATCCAGACTTTTATTGCCTGGGTGGCCAACAAGCCGGCCGGCTTTTACGTGCGCACCGACACCTCGGCGCGCAAGAAATCACGCTAAATGCTATCTGGTGCGTTTCTCGCGGAAAAATTCCCACGCCGCTTCGGCTGTTTCCAGATCGGCGTTTTGCAGACCGGTTAGCCAGTTGATGAAACGTGGATAACGCTTGAGGCGACTCGGTTCCGCATGACCGGCGCCGTCGATGCGGTACAGACCGACCTGGAGGTGGTCCGCCGCCTCGCCCCACATGTAGCGGGTGACGCTGGTGCGGCCTTGCGGGTCGCCGACCGGAAGTTTGACCACTACCGGCGTATCCGGCAGACCGGCCAGTTCGCGCCACACCTGCACGCTCTCTTCGATGCTTCGTACCGGCTCGGCAAAGCCGAATGCATACCAGGGTTTGCCGCCGTGATAGCGGATCAGCGGGTCGGCCGTGCAGCCAAAGATCAGCGCCGGCAGCGGCGTGCTGGGCATGGTGATGCGTCCGGGCGGCGGCATCCCGGCCAGTATGACTGAGAACGCCGCCAGCTTGTGCGGGAGTGCGATGGCGGCAGCGTACGCCATCCAGCCGCCGCGCGACACGCCGATCAGGTAGACGCGGGTCGGATCGACATGGTGGTGGTTGATCGCGTGCTCAATGAGGGCGTCGATGAAGGCCACATCATTTTTGCGCGCCACGCGCTCGTCCGACGCAAAGCAGTCGCTCCAGCCGCCGTTGCCGGCATCCGGCGCGATTACCACCAACTGCTCACGCGCCGCAATGTTCAGCCATAGCGACAGCGGTGACGGAGGAAACGCCAGCCCCAGTACCTGCTCAGCCGATGCGCCGGCACCATGCAGCACGACGATCAGCCCACGTCCGCCCGGCGTTCCCGCGGGCGGAGTCACCACCAGATAACGGCGGGTGCCTTCCGGCCGGTCGAGTGTCGCGGACATCGGCACCAAGCTGGCCGGGTTGCTATGCTCGTCAACGCCGATATCGCTATCCATCCGCTTCCTTTTTTTATCAGTGGCGGAAATTATCACCGACATTTGAACAGCTGCAAACAAAAAAGCCCACGAACCGAAATTCGTGGGCTTTTTTGATGAATCTTGGTAGGCCGTGCGGGATTCGAACCTGCGACCAACGGATTAAAAGTCCGCTGCTCTACCAGCTGAGCTAACGACCCAAGGGCCAGCATTGTACCGGCTG from Duganella dendranthematis encodes:
- a CDS encoding DUF418 domain-containing protein → MTITTTTSRLDVIDALRGFAIVSIMLLHNIEHFDFYFAPAGLPVWLKTVDKAIWDSLFFLFGGKSYAIFALLFGVTFYIQYHNRERRGEDFRARFAWRLVLLLAFGLFNSMFYHGDILSIYAVLGLTLIPVARLSNRWVAIIAVVLLLQPYAWWEVFQALPNPDEKLPDPASWAYFGRANDYFAHGSALQVWTGNLTNGKVGVIRWSWENGRIFQIPALFMLGMLAGRKGLFSDPLFWRRALLIAVVLFIPFYALKTWPELLGVGEAVRRPLLVIITSWSNVAFMVVLVSVFVLLFYSLRCLMFFSPLGRMSLTSYVVQSIIGTSIYYGFGLGMYQYTGASFALAIGLVLALVQRQFSVWWLAKHSQGPLESVWHKLTWLGSHARN
- a CDS encoding IMPACT family protein, translated to MPQTINIAVHHELLIKKSRFIACVQPMTDRASAQKIVAALWEQHPGAAHVCWALLAGGQSAAVDDGEPSGTAGRPMLDVLRHQDLEGVLATVVRYFGGVKLGAGGLVRAYTDSVAQALLKAEKIAIIKQRFLICSAPYAMEGLVRREIEIAGAELNNVLHANDVQFEFNLPDTTADALVIRLNEAGHGRIVWTDPDDTPSAS
- a CDS encoding helicase-related protein, which encodes MTKASAPFVLSADGDPAEDDDLMRQLGLTERGIALSKAEGRVFLRISGVVKYGDRRVAYDLVPAQGVLAKSSKWRKLDEDTRSGLLLERASEEVASELHGYVSDFVQELADACDDCDMDAEPFLQALNDMQISEPAGMVFDRIRLRLEHAVERDMEEQHAERTRQSINLAEYPASFDLARRIKRKFIAVLGPTNSGKTHQAIEALAKAPSGVYLAPLRLLALENYERLQEMEQHGKPLKVSLVTGEERRLVPGATHVASTVEMLDTQTPIDVAVIDEIQMLADRDRGAAWTAAVCGAPARIVYLVGAPEARRAIEVLAARLECELEVHVLKRKGPLTMETNAVRKLSGLRRGDAVICFSRREVLMWRDMVTEMGLSVATVYGNLSPEVRRAQAQRFREGTADVVVGTDALAMGLNMPIARVVMTTTVKYNGYEEEEIPAALARQIAGRAGRFGVHEEGLVAGYDNETHNVMRSLLREKPVPLKATGFAVAPTLEHLHRISSVTHEHGLAKLLKRFVHNIDVPDGFFYPRITEEQFERAAWLDTLQLSVAEKFALSLVPISSKVPSLQNAWETWAKALAHKKITPLTANDRPLHYMNLQEVEDACRLYSAYAWLAYRQPEYFPDTELAQRLSREASERVDSILQEQNSAARKRQPRKFRR
- a CDS encoding alpha/beta hydrolase family esterase, which produces MDSDIGVDEHSNPASLVPMSATLDRPEGTRRYLVVTPPAGTPGGRGLIVVLHGAGASAEQVLGLAFPPSPLSLWLNIAAREQLVVIAPDAGNGGWSDCFASDERVARKNDVAFIDALIEHAINHHHVDPTRVYLIGVSRGGWMAYAAAIALPHKLAAFSVILAGMPPPGRITMPSTPLPALIFGCTADPLIRYHGGKPWYAFGFAEPVRSIEESVQVWRELAGLPDTPVVVKLPVGDPQGRTSVTRYMWGEAADHLQVGLYRIDGAGHAEPSRLKRYPRFINWLTGLQNADLETAEAAWEFFREKRTR